Proteins from a single region of Ananas comosus cultivar F153 linkage group 3, ASM154086v1, whole genome shotgun sequence:
- the LOC109707783 gene encoding spidroin-2-like, with protein MGAGEVRNTMLTSVSGGERRRRRRRQSEPSLHKLGHGPATPPSDGDGRDRSGTTAAGPQMPEEEKARFADLGGDAQGSGRRRRPFQPGEGVPEAVVEAAGAVPGDEGAGVELPGLLGPSKPGAAAGDRRCGGGQQGRRQRRAGVAGAPGRVAGVISTDGSAGKKPQA; from the coding sequence atgggtgcgggggaggtgagaaaCACTATGCTCACCTCGGTTAGCGGcggagagcggcggcggcggcggcgacggcagaGCGAACCAAGCCTGCACAAGCTAGGGCACGGTCCAGCGACTCCTCCCAGCGACGGCGATGGCCGGGACAGGTCGGGGACGACAGCGGCGGGTCCCCAGAtgccggaggaggagaaggctcGGTTTGCAGACCTGGGCGGCGACGCCCAAGGttcagggcggcggcggcgaccctTCCAGCCGGGGGAGGGGGTGCCAGAGGCCGTGGTGGAGGCCGCGGGTGCAGTTCCAGGCGACGAGGGCGCGGGGGTGGAGCTGCCAGGTCTGCTCGGCCCGAGCAAACCTGGGGCGGCCGCGGGTGACagaagatgcggcggcggccAGCAGGGTCGACGGCAACGGCGCGCGGGggtcgccggggctccggggAGGGTGGC